In Brevibacillus brevis NBRC 100599, a single genomic region encodes these proteins:
- a CDS encoding SET domain-containing protein, which produces MMHPDTELRYINDEIGYGVFATRFIPKGTIVWAQDDLDQVLDPAFVERLDSLRKQDVQKYSFKNQFGKYILCWDKARYVNHSFHANCVPTMYDMELAARDIFPGEELTDDYGTLNLDEPFECLPESDTDRSRVMPDDLLRYYPQWDRIAAEAFQRFNHVEQPLLHLIPSKHLETIRGITEQRLAIDSVIHLYCRSQWQTGQQWET; this is translated from the coding sequence ATGATGCATCCCGATACGGAATTGCGCTATATCAACGATGAGATCGGGTACGGTGTGTTTGCGACAAGGTTTATCCCAAAAGGAACGATTGTATGGGCACAGGATGATTTGGACCAAGTATTGGACCCTGCATTTGTGGAAAGACTTGACTCATTACGAAAACAGGACGTACAAAAATATTCGTTTAAGAACCAGTTCGGAAAGTACATTCTTTGTTGGGATAAGGCAAGGTACGTGAACCACAGCTTTCATGCGAATTGTGTGCCGACCATGTATGATATGGAATTGGCTGCACGGGATATTTTTCCGGGCGAAGAGCTGACTGATGATTATGGAACGTTAAATTTGGATGAACCTTTTGAGTGTTTGCCCGAGTCCGACACGGACCGCTCCCGTGTAATGCCCGATGATTTGCTTCGGTATTACCCGCAGTGGGATCGGATTGCAGCGGAAGCATTCCAACGGTTCAATCATGTTGAACAGCCTTTGCTGCATCTGATTCCCTCTAAGCATCTCGAAACGATTCGTGGGATCACGGAGCAGCGCTTAGCCATTGATTCTGTTATTCACCTGTATTGCAGGTCACAATGGCAAACGGGGCAGCAATGGGAGACGTGA
- a CDS encoding glycerophosphodiester phosphodiesterase, protein MNICMAHRGWSGKAPENTMTAIRLALAEPAIKAMEIDVQLTRDGVPVLIHDFTLERTTNGRGLVMDRTLAELRELDAGSWFGDKFAGERIPTLEEALIAVKGRCTLNIELKATSDMYPDIAEKVLALVEKHGMKQEVYLTSFDHDLIRHVRTLDQEVQTGLIVYGRPVLMLEQMEAAGATILSMGYPFLNRELTVAAIEKGFKVIAWTLDDPKHIREVISWHPQVQICTNHPDRMWEFV, encoded by the coding sequence ATGAACATTTGTATGGCACATCGCGGGTGGTCAGGCAAAGCCCCGGAGAATACAATGACAGCGATTCGACTGGCTTTGGCAGAGCCAGCTATCAAAGCAATGGAAATTGATGTACAGCTGACGCGTGACGGTGTTCCGGTGCTGATTCATGACTTTACGCTGGAGCGCACGACCAATGGCCGCGGTCTGGTCATGGATCGTACCTTGGCAGAGCTGCGTGAGCTGGATGCAGGGAGCTGGTTTGGCGACAAGTTTGCGGGCGAGCGAATCCCTACACTGGAGGAAGCGCTGATCGCAGTAAAAGGTCGCTGCACGCTAAATATCGAGTTGAAAGCAACAAGTGATATGTACCCGGATATCGCTGAAAAGGTGCTCGCGCTTGTAGAAAAGCACGGAATGAAGCAAGAGGTGTACCTGACTTCATTTGACCACGATTTGATCCGTCACGTTCGCACGCTCGATCAAGAAGTGCAGACAGGTCTGATTGTATATGGTCGCCCTGTACTCATGCTGGAACAGATGGAGGCAGCAGGTGCTACGATCCTCTCCATGGGATATCCGTTTCTGAATCGTGAGCTAACAGTAGCCGCGATTGAAAAAGGCTTCAAAGTCATTGCGTGGACGCTGGATGATCCGAAACATATCCGCGAAGTCATTTCGTGGCATCCTCAGGTTCAAATTTGCACGAATCATCCTGACCGGATGTGGGAGTTTGTATAA
- a CDS encoding GNAT family N-acetyltransferase — protein MGQYLVRESTKDDADFIEQRIVEYNESNVPFELTVPFSKINKHVRDEDGNIIAGINCVYYSWRCLYIDALWVRDDLRKNGLGSKLLLEIENTAKEYGIHLIHLDTFDFQAKDFYVKHGYEIHGVLDDCPLSHQRFYLQKRID, from the coding sequence ATGGGACAATATTTAGTCAGAGAGAGCACGAAAGATGACGCTGATTTTATTGAGCAAAGAATAGTTGAATACAATGAATCGAATGTTCCATTTGAACTGACCGTTCCTTTTTCAAAAATCAATAAACACGTTCGTGATGAAGATGGCAATATCATTGCAGGAATAAACTGTGTGTACTATTCTTGGAGATGTTTGTACATTGATGCTTTATGGGTCAGAGATGATTTGAGAAAGAACGGATTGGGAAGCAAGCTTCTTCTTGAAATTGAAAACACAGCTAAGGAGTATGGAATTCATTTGATTCATTTAGATACTTTTGATTTTCAAGCAAAGGACTTTTATGTAAAACACGGGTACGAGATACATGGTGTACTCGATGATTGCCCTCTTTCCCATCAAAGATTTTACCTACAAAAGAGAATCGATTAG
- the ggt gene encoding gamma-glutamyltransferase, whose product MSFWKKLSTVALTAVIGVSTFSGAQAANRPTSMSPNAMVTTPHYLATAAALKTLEDGGNAVDAAITAASTLAVVYPHYTTIGGDNFWLIYNAKTKELKALNGSGRAGEKATIDYYKGKGYEKIPSRGYESANTVPGVVSGWWEAYNYAHKSMGNNKLQWNRLLEPAIGYAENGYPVSPNQVYWTKYATDPTDNDLKNLQRFDGFRKTFLKPNGDPYAAGEILKQKDLANTLRIIAKKGADGFYKGEVAKKIVADMKANGGLLTLKDFEKHTSTWADPITVDYRGYKAYNVPPNSQGMASLSILNVLNNFDLKSMGEGTPDYYHTIVEATKQAFADRDKWLTDPAFADIPVDELLSKQHGKDLAARIDMKQAAKSVEPLDPKGDTTWFGIVDKDGNAVSIIQSHYFDWGSGIVAKDTGVLLQNRGSYFSLDSKHINHLEPGKRTFHTINPAMLFKGDKPYLLYGTQGGEGQPQTQAALVTRIVDFGFSVQDAIEAPRWLHGRNWGSASNNLKVESRIPQEVLDELIKRGHPVEKLEAAYTDAMGQSGAILIDPQTNVKFGGADPRGEGAAMGY is encoded by the coding sequence ATGTCATTCTGGAAGAAACTCTCGACCGTCGCGCTGACTGCTGTCATCGGGGTATCAACATTCTCTGGAGCACAAGCTGCTAACCGTCCAACATCGATGTCACCGAACGCAATGGTGACGACTCCTCACTATCTGGCTACGGCTGCGGCCCTGAAAACATTGGAAGACGGTGGAAATGCAGTAGATGCTGCTATTACAGCCGCTTCCACCTTAGCTGTTGTCTATCCTCATTACACAACCATTGGCGGAGATAACTTCTGGCTCATCTACAATGCCAAAACAAAAGAGCTGAAGGCGCTGAACGGCAGTGGTCGCGCAGGCGAAAAGGCAACCATCGACTATTACAAAGGCAAAGGCTACGAAAAAATCCCGTCCCGCGGTTATGAATCAGCAAACACTGTCCCTGGTGTCGTCTCCGGCTGGTGGGAGGCGTACAACTACGCCCATAAAAGCATGGGCAACAATAAGCTTCAATGGAACAGACTGCTGGAGCCTGCCATTGGATACGCCGAGAACGGATATCCCGTCTCCCCCAACCAAGTATATTGGACAAAATACGCGACAGATCCAACTGACAATGACTTGAAGAATCTTCAACGTTTTGATGGATTCCGCAAAACATTCCTGAAGCCCAACGGCGATCCTTATGCAGCGGGCGAAATTCTCAAACAAAAGGATCTTGCCAATACTTTGCGAATCATTGCGAAAAAAGGCGCTGACGGTTTTTATAAAGGAGAAGTTGCTAAAAAAATCGTAGCAGACATGAAAGCCAACGGCGGATTGCTCACGTTGAAAGATTTTGAGAAGCATACCTCCACTTGGGCAGATCCCATTACGGTAGACTACCGTGGCTACAAAGCGTATAACGTTCCACCTAACTCCCAAGGCATGGCATCGCTCTCTATTCTTAATGTTTTGAATAACTTTGACCTCAAAAGCATGGGTGAAGGAACACCTGATTACTACCACACGATTGTGGAAGCTACCAAACAGGCTTTCGCTGACCGCGACAAATGGCTGACTGACCCCGCCTTTGCGGATATCCCTGTGGATGAGCTGTTGTCCAAGCAGCACGGGAAAGATTTAGCTGCGCGCATTGATATGAAGCAAGCAGCCAAATCCGTAGAACCGCTTGATCCAAAAGGCGATACAACCTGGTTCGGGATCGTCGACAAAGATGGAAATGCCGTGTCCATCATTCAGAGTCACTACTTTGACTGGGGTTCTGGCATCGTAGCGAAAGATACGGGTGTCCTTTTACAAAACCGCGGAAGCTACTTCTCTCTGGATTCCAAACACATCAATCACTTGGAACCAGGAAAACGCACCTTCCACACCATTAACCCAGCTATGCTCTTTAAAGGGGACAAGCCTTATCTTCTTTACGGAACACAAGGGGGAGAAGGACAACCGCAAACGCAAGCCGCTCTCGTCACACGCATCGTAGACTTTGGTTTCAGCGTGCAAGACGCAATCGAAGCGCCAAGATGGCTGCATGGACGCAACTGGGGATCTGCTTCCAACAATCTCAAGGTGGAAAGCCGCATCCCTCAAGAAGTCCTGGACGAGCTCATTAAACGTGGGCATCCAGTCGAAAAGCTGGAAGCAGCCTATACCGATGCGATGGGACAGTCCGGCGCAATCCTGATTGACCCGCAAACCAATGTAAAATTTGGCGGTGCTGACCCTCGCGGTGAAGGCGCAGCAATGGGCTATTAA
- a CDS encoding ABC transporter substrate-binding protein → MFSLKRTGTILCALTIGLSGVLAGCGSSSKEQSASTGSTSQPAASTASSGPVQIDFWYALGGVRGKTIEDMVKKFNETHKDIIVKPAYQGAYQENHSKVLASVAAGNNPDVTMVEIASIAAFADAKVLEDLTPYSEGDEKKYIPGLMKNSYWNDKLYAVPFNRSTPLLYINRDMLREAGLDSNGPKTWDELVSFSQKLSKKEGDKITRYGFSTPVDIWFYEALVFQGGGNILSENGKELTINNEAGKAPLELWSKMVKEGIMKNPPGENYNAWDVAEQDFLNQKVGMIFTSTGSLTELKKNAKFDMGAAFLPANKNFGTPTGGANLVMLAKSTDAEKKAAWEFMKWMTDTEQTVPWSIASGYMPVTTEAIDSTEMKAFYEKDPNFKVAVDQLQYGYPRPMAPGYKELQDVIQKELQRAMLGQATVDEAMQTATEKGSKLLKK, encoded by the coding sequence ATGTTTTCATTGAAAAGAACTGGAACGATTCTATGTGCATTGACTATCGGTTTGTCAGGAGTATTGGCTGGATGCGGATCATCTAGCAAAGAACAGTCTGCTAGTACAGGTAGCACTTCTCAGCCTGCAGCGTCTACAGCATCCAGTGGCCCTGTCCAAATTGATTTCTGGTATGCGTTGGGTGGCGTTCGTGGGAAAACCATCGAGGATATGGTCAAAAAATTCAATGAAACACATAAAGATATTATCGTCAAACCTGCCTACCAAGGGGCGTATCAAGAGAACCACTCCAAAGTATTGGCATCTGTAGCAGCGGGCAACAATCCAGATGTCACGATGGTCGAGATCGCTTCGATTGCGGCATTTGCAGATGCAAAGGTTTTGGAAGATTTGACACCTTACTCCGAAGGGGATGAAAAGAAGTACATTCCAGGTCTCATGAAAAACTCTTATTGGAATGACAAACTGTACGCAGTACCATTTAACCGCTCCACTCCATTGCTGTACATCAACCGCGATATGTTAAGAGAAGCAGGGCTTGATTCAAACGGTCCGAAAACATGGGATGAGCTCGTCAGCTTTTCTCAAAAGCTGAGCAAAAAAGAGGGAGACAAAATTACCCGGTACGGCTTCTCGACACCAGTTGATATTTGGTTCTACGAAGCGCTCGTTTTCCAAGGCGGGGGCAACATTCTGAGTGAGAACGGCAAAGAGCTGACGATCAACAACGAAGCAGGAAAAGCGCCACTTGAGCTTTGGTCCAAAATGGTGAAGGAAGGCATCATGAAAAACCCTCCAGGAGAGAACTACAATGCGTGGGATGTAGCGGAGCAAGACTTCTTGAATCAAAAGGTAGGCATGATTTTTACATCGACAGGCTCCTTGACGGAATTGAAGAAAAATGCCAAATTTGACATGGGTGCAGCCTTCCTTCCAGCCAATAAAAACTTTGGTACGCCAACGGGCGGCGCGAATCTCGTGATGCTGGCGAAGTCGACTGATGCAGAGAAAAAAGCGGCGTGGGAATTCATGAAGTGGATGACCGATACCGAGCAAACGGTTCCGTGGTCGATCGCTTCCGGTTATATGCCTGTTACGACAGAAGCAATTGATTCGACTGAAATGAAGGCATTCTATGAAAAAGATCCAAACTTCAAGGTCGCGGTAGATCAGCTGCAATACGGCTATCCTCGTCCAATGGCTCCAGGCTACAAAGAATTGCAGGATGTGATTCAAAAAGAACTGCAGCGTGCGATGCTTGGCCAAGCGACAGTAGATGAAGCGATGCAGACGGCAACGGAAAAAGGCAGCAAGCTTTTGAAAAAATAA
- a CDS encoding glutamine--tRNA ligase/YqeY domain fusion protein: MISLENKVAASNFIRNIMIDDLQEGKVKEIITRFPPEPNGYLHIGHAKAICLNFELAREFSGKANLRFDDTNPVKEDIEYVEAIKRDVQWLGFEWDGLFFASDYFEEMYNRAVLLIKKGLAYVDDLSPEDMRKMRGTWTEPGTDSPFRSRSVEENLDLFARMRQGEFKDGEKVLRAKIDMASQNFNMRDPVLYRISHATHHNTGDKWCIYPMYDFAHPLEDAIEGVTHSLCSLEFEDHRPLYDWVVRECEMEKVPHQYEFARLNLTNTVMSKRKLKQLVDENVVDGWDDPRMPTIAGFRRRGYTPEAIRTFAREVGVARANSTVDEKMLEYFIREDLKLKAPRTMAVLNPLKVVITNYPEGQVEMLEAEINPENPEMGNREIPFSREIYIEQDDFMENPPSKYFRLFPGNEVRLKHAYFIKCNDVVKDAEGNVIEIHCTYDVETKSGSGFTGRKVKGTIHWVDATQAVPAEFRLYEPLIMDDEDSEGTFLDNVNPNSLEVLQGYVEPNMKETKPQDKYQFFRHGYFNVDPKHTTDDKLVFNRIVSLKSSFELPKA; this comes from the coding sequence TTGATTTCATTGGAAAACAAGGTAGCGGCATCCAATTTTATCCGCAATATCATGATTGATGACTTGCAAGAGGGCAAAGTAAAGGAAATCATTACCCGCTTTCCCCCAGAACCGAACGGGTATCTCCATATTGGACATGCAAAAGCAATCTGCCTCAACTTTGAGTTGGCACGAGAATTCTCCGGCAAGGCCAACCTGCGTTTTGACGATACGAACCCGGTGAAGGAAGACATCGAATACGTAGAAGCCATCAAAAGGGACGTTCAATGGCTTGGCTTCGAATGGGACGGGTTGTTTTTTGCATCTGATTACTTTGAAGAGATGTACAACCGAGCGGTGCTGTTGATTAAAAAAGGTCTGGCTTACGTAGACGATCTGTCTCCTGAAGACATGCGTAAAATGCGTGGAACATGGACAGAGCCAGGCACAGATAGTCCGTTCCGCAGCCGGTCTGTGGAGGAAAACCTGGACCTGTTTGCACGTATGCGCCAAGGGGAATTCAAGGACGGGGAAAAAGTGCTGCGTGCGAAAATCGATATGGCTTCGCAGAACTTCAACATGCGTGATCCGGTTCTGTATCGAATCTCCCATGCAACGCATCACAACACGGGCGACAAATGGTGCATCTATCCGATGTACGACTTCGCTCATCCGTTGGAGGATGCTATTGAGGGCGTGACACACTCCCTGTGCTCGCTGGAATTCGAAGATCATCGCCCGTTATACGACTGGGTAGTCCGCGAGTGCGAAATGGAGAAGGTACCACACCAGTACGAATTTGCTCGCTTGAACCTGACAAACACCGTTATGAGTAAACGCAAGCTGAAACAGCTAGTCGATGAGAATGTGGTAGACGGCTGGGATGACCCGCGCATGCCAACCATCGCAGGCTTCCGTCGTCGCGGCTATACACCGGAAGCGATTCGTACATTCGCTCGTGAAGTAGGAGTAGCGCGCGCGAACAGCACCGTTGACGAGAAAATGCTGGAGTATTTCATCCGTGAGGACCTGAAGCTGAAGGCACCACGTACGATGGCTGTATTGAATCCATTGAAGGTCGTCATCACGAACTATCCGGAAGGACAGGTTGAGATGCTCGAAGCGGAGATCAATCCAGAGAACCCAGAGATGGGCAATCGTGAAATTCCGTTCTCCCGCGAAATCTACATTGAGCAGGACGACTTCATGGAAAACCCGCCGAGCAAGTATTTCCGCTTGTTCCCGGGAAATGAAGTGCGTCTGAAGCACGCGTATTTCATTAAATGCAATGACGTTGTGAAGGATGCAGAAGGCAACGTGATCGAGATCCATTGCACGTATGACGTTGAGACGAAGAGCGGCAGCGGTTTTACAGGTCGCAAGGTAAAAGGTACGATTCACTGGGTGGACGCGACCCAAGCAGTTCCTGCTGAATTCCGTTTGTACGAGCCATTGATTATGGATGATGAAGACTCAGAGGGTACTTTCCTCGATAACGTTAACCCGAATTCGTTGGAAGTGCTGCAAGGCTACGTGGAGCCAAATATGAAAGAAACCAAGCCTCAAGACAAGTATCAATTTTTCCGTCATGGCTATTTCAATGTCGATCCGAAGCATACGACAGATGATAAGCTCGTATTCAACCGGATTGTATCATTGAAGAGTTCCTTTGAACTGCCAAAAGCATAG
- a CDS encoding APC family permease gives MNGRAELTRSLKLRHIVVIGLGYMAPMAVFDTFGIVSGETGGHVPAAYAVTLLAILFTAASYGKMVRLFPSAGTAYTYTQQTIHPYAGFLVGWASLLDYLFLPMINALLTGVYLSSVFPDVSTVWWIIGFIVLVTGLNVFRVTVTASVNSILVLFQVVVVVLFAGLAIRGLTQGDGLGQVFNLRPFLSPDMSVIALLSGASILCFSFLGFDAVTTLTEETVDAKKTIPRGIMLVALAGGALFITASYFMQSLFPDVSVLSDPEAASAEIALFIGGTVFQLVFLAAALSSTLASGLVSVTSVTRLLYAMGRDGFLPKRWFGYVHPKLRTPVLNVLLVGALMLFALYMDLLTATSFINFGALIAFSFVNISVMAYYFRKQKNKSIKDWWGFVLSPLIGTTFIAFLWVNLEATSMMLGLLWSSVGLIYLLYLVKVKKTNLEMMKFEE, from the coding sequence GTGAACGGGAGAGCAGAACTAACACGTAGTTTGAAGTTGCGGCATATTGTCGTAATTGGACTGGGCTACATGGCCCCGATGGCCGTTTTTGACACCTTTGGCATTGTTTCTGGAGAAACGGGGGGGCACGTTCCTGCTGCTTATGCAGTCACACTTCTTGCAATCCTGTTTACGGCAGCAAGCTACGGAAAGATGGTACGGCTATTCCCTTCAGCAGGGACCGCGTATACGTATACGCAGCAAACGATCCATCCGTATGCCGGATTTCTGGTAGGCTGGGCGTCCTTGCTGGATTATTTGTTTTTACCGATGATTAACGCCTTGTTGACAGGGGTTTACCTATCATCCGTATTTCCTGATGTATCGACTGTATGGTGGATTATAGGATTCATTGTACTGGTGACGGGGTTAAACGTATTTCGCGTAACAGTAACCGCATCCGTCAACTCGATTTTGGTGCTGTTTCAAGTCGTGGTCGTCGTGCTGTTTGCGGGATTGGCAATCCGTGGTCTTACGCAAGGTGACGGGCTTGGGCAAGTATTCAACCTGCGACCATTTTTGTCACCGGATATGTCTGTCATTGCACTGCTTTCGGGTGCGTCAATTCTTTGTTTTTCCTTCCTTGGCTTTGATGCAGTAACCACGCTCACGGAGGAAACCGTCGATGCGAAAAAGACGATTCCTCGCGGGATTATGCTCGTAGCACTCGCGGGAGGAGCGTTGTTTATTACGGCCTCATATTTCATGCAATCTTTATTTCCTGATGTTTCGGTATTATCTGATCCAGAAGCTGCTTCAGCGGAGATTGCGTTGTTTATCGGCGGAACCGTTTTTCAATTGGTGTTTTTGGCCGCCGCCTTGTCCTCAACGCTGGCTTCCGGGCTTGTATCCGTCACGAGTGTCACCCGTTTGCTGTACGCAATGGGCAGAGACGGATTTTTGCCGAAGCGCTGGTTCGGTTATGTACATCCGAAGCTGAGAACGCCCGTGCTTAACGTTTTGTTGGTAGGAGCGTTGATGCTGTTTGCTTTGTACATGGATTTGCTAACCGCCACGTCCTTTATTAACTTTGGCGCACTGATCGCCTTTAGCTTTGTGAACATCAGCGTAATGGCGTACTATTTCCGCAAACAAAAGAACAAGTCTATCAAGGATTGGTGGGGCTTCGTGTTGTCACCACTCATCGGGACAACGTTCATCGCCTTTTTGTGGGTCAACCTAGAAGCAACGTCCATGATGCTGGGCTTGCTATGGAGCTCTGTCGGCCTGATCTATTTGTTGTATTTGGTGAAGGTCAAGAAAACCAATTTGGAAATGATGAAATTTGAGGAGTAA
- a CDS encoding methyl-accepting chemotaxis protein, translating to MFLFNKLRNKMILWFLVVAVIPLTAVSLFITSSFSSILIDKQKSSYVDLTSSTAIAMDQYLDRRMTEIQILARTSDIQSDDAAAKNEFIRKFTEEMKLYDGNTFIASDGKVTADTFPKSVGINLGERQFFKDGMQDKPSFSDVLVAKTTGNRSIIVASPVKGKNNEKLGVLTGLVNVDDFTATFLKDLKVGNDGYPILVDNKNQIQYHPTQDLIGKPLAESALPQPLTEILQSGKTEKGSYSYSDNGKEYVVTYSPIPKTNFGLYLHIPVESITSAVSSVTTMVRIIVIVVVAVVTAIAYAVSRQISRPIAAVASVANRISEGELTVQPLQIRTKDEVGQLSQSVNTMVLNLRTIIQQVNDTASDLASSAEELSVNADHTSKATEQIAITIQEVAYGAEKQVKSVEESVTAIQGVSTGAQQVATNAQQAAESAMGASQIAVEGNQALQVVISQMQSIENTVGNIADIVKRLGNSSQEIGQIVQVITAIAEQTNLLALNAAIEAARAGEQGRGFAVVADEVRKLAEQSAESAQQIKLLITTIQLESNQAVLSMEQGTKEVATGLTVVNNAGKSFEQIQDAVTQVASQIQEVKAYSEQMSFGTKQVVELVSVIEEVAENSADGTQSVSAATEEQLAAMEEVSSSSTSLARIAEELQSHVSKFKI from the coding sequence ATGTTTTTGTTCAACAAACTCAGGAACAAAATGATTCTTTGGTTTCTCGTCGTGGCCGTCATTCCACTTACTGCCGTTTCGTTGTTTATCACGAGCAGCTTTTCATCCATTCTCATTGATAAACAAAAATCATCCTATGTTGACCTTACTTCCAGTACAGCCATAGCGATGGATCAATATCTGGACCGGCGTATGACAGAAATTCAAATTTTAGCCCGCACCTCGGATATTCAATCCGATGATGCAGCAGCAAAAAATGAATTTATTCGCAAGTTTACCGAGGAAATGAAGCTGTATGACGGAAACACGTTTATCGCAAGCGATGGAAAAGTAACGGCTGATACGTTCCCCAAAAGCGTTGGAATCAATCTTGGCGAGCGCCAATTCTTCAAAGACGGTATGCAGGACAAGCCCAGCTTCTCCGATGTTCTTGTTGCGAAGACAACCGGCAATCGCTCTATCATCGTCGCTTCCCCTGTAAAAGGGAAAAACAACGAGAAGCTTGGTGTCTTGACCGGGCTCGTCAATGTAGATGACTTCACAGCTACCTTTCTCAAAGATTTGAAAGTAGGCAACGATGGTTATCCGATTCTCGTTGATAACAAGAACCAAATTCAGTACCACCCTACCCAGGATCTGATCGGAAAACCGCTTGCGGAATCCGCTCTGCCGCAACCATTAACGGAAATCCTTCAATCAGGAAAAACAGAAAAGGGCTCATACAGCTACTCGGACAATGGCAAGGAATACGTTGTCACCTACTCCCCCATTCCCAAGACCAACTTTGGTTTATATCTGCATATCCCTGTTGAATCTATAACGTCTGCGGTTTCATCCGTTACCACCATGGTCAGGATCATTGTCATCGTTGTTGTTGCTGTCGTGACCGCAATCGCCTACGCTGTTTCCCGGCAAATTTCACGCCCTATTGCAGCAGTTGCCTCCGTGGCTAACCGCATTTCCGAGGGTGAACTGACTGTACAACCCTTGCAAATTCGAACCAAGGATGAGGTTGGACAGTTATCCCAATCAGTAAACACAATGGTGCTCAACCTGCGAACGATTATTCAACAAGTGAATGATACAGCCTCAGATCTTGCTTCTTCCGCAGAGGAATTGTCGGTCAACGCCGACCATACGAGCAAGGCTACCGAGCAAATCGCCATAACGATTCAGGAAGTAGCTTACGGTGCGGAAAAACAAGTGAAGAGTGTAGAGGAAAGTGTCACCGCAATTCAAGGCGTATCGACAGGGGCTCAGCAGGTTGCCACGAATGCACAGCAAGCTGCTGAATCGGCTATGGGCGCTTCCCAAATTGCAGTGGAAGGCAATCAGGCCCTTCAGGTCGTTATCAGCCAGATGCAATCGATCGAGAACACTGTCGGCAACATTGCTGATATCGTCAAACGATTAGGAAACAGCTCGCAGGAAATCGGACAAATCGTACAAGTCATCACCGCCATTGCTGAACAAACAAATCTGTTAGCGCTAAACGCAGCGATTGAAGCGGCGAGAGCTGGTGAACAAGGTCGCGGTTTCGCCGTTGTAGCAGACGAAGTGCGCAAATTGGCTGAGCAGTCCGCGGAATCCGCTCAACAGATTAAACTATTGATTACGACGATTCAGCTCGAATCAAACCAGGCTGTCCTTTCGATGGAACAAGGCACCAAAGAGGTCGCCACTGGACTTACGGTCGTTAACAATGCAGGCAAGTCCTTCGAACAGATCCAAGATGCTGTCACGCAGGTGGCAAGCCAAATCCAAGAAGTAAAGGCTTATTCTGAGCAAATGTCTTTTGGCACCAAACAGGTGGTAGAGTTGGTTAGTGTCATCGAAGAAGTAGCGGAGAATTCTGCTGACGGAACACAAAGCGTATCGGCCGCCACAGAAGAACAGCTGGCAGCTATGGAAGAAGTCAGTTCATCATCAACTTCTTTGGCAAGAATAGCCGAAGAACTGCAATCTCATGTAAGCAAATTCAAGATATAG
- a CDS encoding carbohydrate ABC transporter permease: protein MYRVVLASRKTVEWIGLLLVAFLFVFPFLWMASTAFKTMPEVLQFPPTLLPETWEWSNFAQAWESGPFLMYTWNSILVAVGILLLQFLTAVPAAYAFARYKFPGRNLLFGLVLIVLMIPGQVIFLPIYVQLSGWGLVNTLWSLILPYAASAFGIFLLRQAFMQVPDEVIEAARLDNASEWKIMWTIMVPMAKPVLVTFGLFSFIYHWNDYFWPLIMTNSDEVRTLPIGISSLHMSDGGTLWNVMMAGNMILILPILVIFFVAQRHIIKAFIYQSK, encoded by the coding sequence ATGTATCGAGTGGTTTTGGCTTCACGCAAGACCGTAGAATGGATTGGACTTTTGCTCGTAGCTTTCCTGTTTGTGTTCCCGTTTCTGTGGATGGCATCGACGGCCTTCAAAACGATGCCAGAGGTCCTGCAATTTCCCCCGACGCTTTTGCCTGAGACGTGGGAGTGGAGCAACTTCGCCCAAGCCTGGGAATCTGGTCCGTTCCTTATGTATACGTGGAACAGCATTCTGGTTGCGGTAGGGATATTGCTCCTGCAATTTTTAACAGCGGTACCTGCGGCTTACGCTTTTGCACGCTACAAGTTTCCCGGTCGCAATCTGTTGTTTGGTCTGGTCTTGATTGTCTTGATGATTCCCGGACAAGTCATCTTTTTGCCGATCTACGTGCAATTGAGCGGTTGGGGACTCGTCAACACGCTGTGGTCGCTCATCCTGCCGTACGCAGCCAGTGCTTTCGGAATCTTCCTACTCAGGCAAGCATTCATGCAGGTGCCCGATGAAGTGATCGAGGCAGCACGTCTGGATAACGCGTCTGAATGGAAGATCATGTGGACGATCATGGTGCCGATGGCGAAGCCGGTGCTGGTCACTTTTGGACTATTTAGCTTTATTTATCACTGGAACGACTATTTCTGGCCGCTGATTATGACCAACAGCGACGAGGTACGCACCTTGCCGATCGGAATATCCAGCTTGCACATGTCCGACGGCGGAACCTTGTGGAACGTCATGATGGCGGGCAACATGATCCTCATTCTACCGATTCTCGTGATTTTCTTCGTGGCACAACGGCATATTATCAAAGCGTTCATCTATCAATCCAAATAA